ACTGGGAGAAGTTTGAGAAATGGGCCGCCACGGTGCCCTACACCGTACGCAACCCCCTCTACCACTGGACGCACCTGGAGCTGCGCCGCTACTTCGGCATTACTGAGCTGCTGAACAAAGACAGCGCCCGCCGCATCTACGACCAGTGCAACGCGCTGCTCCAAACGCCCGCATACAGTGTGCAGGGCCTGCTGCGCAAAATGAACGTGGCAACCGTGTGCACCACCGACGACCCGGCCGACACCTTGGAGCACCACCAGGCGCTGGCTAGCCACGACTTTGGCACCCGCATTCTGCCCACCTTCCGCCCCGACAAGGCCATGACGCCCGAGGCCGCCGACTACCGCCAGTACCTCGATAAGCTGGGCGCGGCGGCCAATGTAGACATTCGCACCTACGCCGACCTGCTGGCCGCCCTGCGCCAGCGCCACGATTTCTTCGCTAGCCTCGGCGGCCGCCTCTCCGACCACGGCCTGGAGCAGATTTATGCCGCCGACTATACCGCCGCCGAGGTCGCCGCCATTTTTGAAAAAGCGCAGGCTAGCCAGCCGCTTTCGCCGTTGGAGGTGGAGCAATTCAAGTCGGCCATGCTGGTCGAGCTGGCCATCATGGACTGGGAGAAGGGCTGGACGCAGCAGTTTCACCTCGGTGCGCTCCGTAACAATAATACCCGCGCCCTGCGCGAGCTAGGCCCCGACACGGGCTGGGACTCGATTGGCGACTTCTCGCAGGCCCGGGCGCTCTCGCGCTTCTTAGACCGGCTCGACAACCAGAATAAGCTGGCCAAAACTATCCTCTACAACCTCAACCCGGCCGATAACGACCTGTTTGCCACCATGATTGGCAACTTTCAGGATGGCTCGGTAGCGGGTAAAATTCAGTTCGGCTCGGGCTGGTGGTTTCTGGACCAGAAGGATGGCATGGAAAAGCAGCTTAATGCCCTCAGCAACATGGGCTTGCTGAGCCAGTTTGTGGGCATGCTCACCGACTCGCGCAGCTTCCTCTCCTTCCCGCGCCACGAGTATTTCCGCCGCATTCTGTGCAACCTGCTGGGCCGCGACGTGGAGAACGGCGAGCTGCCCGCCGAGGAGCTACCCTGGCTAGGTAAGCTGGTAGAAAATATCAGCTACGGCAATGCCAAAACCTACTTTGGCTTTGAGGCGGCCGCCAAGCCGGTGAGCACGGGAGAGTTGGTGGCTAGCTAGGCCCTCTCTTTGCCTGAAACCCTCGTTTACGCCTGCCTCACTGGCAGGGTATCGGGAACGTTTGCATTAAAAAAGACGGGAAAAGCAGGTTTACGCACCCTTTACTAGCCTACCTTTCCCGTCTCATTCCCTCCTGACCAGCGCCCGGCTCGGCCCTCGCCGGGCTAAAAACGACCCTAGCGCCCCCGCCCTCATGAAGCAAGTCGTAACCTTCGGCGAAGTGATGATGCGGCTCTCGCCGCCGCTGAACTACCGGCTGCCGCAGACCGCCACCCTCGAAGTAACCTACGGCGGCGGCGACGCCAACGTAGCCGCCGCCCTCTCCCAAATGGGCGTGCCCGCCGCCCACGTGTCGGCCTTTCCGGCCAATGAGCTGGGCTACGCCGCCGCCAACCACCTGCGCCGCTACGGCGTCGATACCACCCACTGCCACTTCACCGAAGGCCACCGGCTAGGGCTGTATTTCTTGGAAGTCGGTGCCTCGCTGCGGCCCAGCCGCATCGTGTACGACCGCGCTGACTCGGCCTTCGCGCACCTCGACCCCAGCGCTTTTAACTGGGATGAAATCCTGAAAGAAGCCGGCTGGCTGCACTGGACGGGTATCACGCCCGCCATCTCGGCCGCCGCCGCCCAGGCCACGGCCGACGCCATTGCGGCGGCGCGCCGGCTAGGGGTCACCGTATCGGCCGACGTGAACTACCGCCGCAACCTGTGGCAGTATGGCCAAAAGGCGCAGGATGTGATGCCGGGCTTGGTCGAAGGCTGCGACATTGTAGTCTGCACCGAGGGCGACGCCGACGACCTGTTCGGCATCAAGGCCGACGCGGATTCGGACAACGGCTTCATCTCAATGAGCCAGCAATTGACCCAGCGCTTTCCCAATATTAAGCGAGTGATTGCCACCCGCCGCCAAACGCAGAGCGCCTCGCACGAGCGCATTTGCGGGCTGCTGTGGGATGATGGCGAGTTTTTCGAAACGCCCTTCTACGACATCACGCCGGTGGTGGACCGCATCGGCGGCGGCGACTCGTTCATTTCGGGCTTCATCTACGGCTCAACTACTTACGAAGACCGCGCGCAGGCGCTCTCCTTCGCCACCATCGCCTCGGCGCTGAAACACACCATTCACGGCGACATCAACCTGGTGACGCCGGCCGAAGTCGAGCACCTCATGCAGGGCAACCTCACCGGGCGGCTGCTCCGCTAGCGCGCTTCAATTATCAATTAGCAGTGAGCAATTATTAATTGACTCGCTACTAGTAATTGATAATTGCTCACTGCTAATTGAAACTAAAAATGTCTTCCCAAGAAGTTATTACCCGTACCCTGGCCGCGCCGCTGGTGCCGGTTTTTTTCCACGCCGATGCGGCTTATGCGCAGTCCATTGTGCGGGGCTGCTACGCGGGGGGCGTCCGGGTATTTGAGTTTACCAACCGGGGCGCGAATGCCTTCGAGGTATTTCAGGAGCTAGCCAAGCTGGTGGCCGCCGACTGCCCCGACCTCGTGCTGGGCATCGGCACCATCTACACCGCCGCCGAGGCCGAGCGCTTCATCGCGGCCGGCGCGGCCTTCGTGGTGCAGCCCGTGACCACCGCCGAGGTAGCCGCCGCCTGCCAGCGGCACGACGTGGCCTGGGTGCCCGGCGCCATGACGCCTAATGAGATTTATGCCGCCACCCAGCTAGGGGCGCAGCTGGTTAAAATCTTCCCCGGCAACCTGGTTGGCCCGGACTACATTAAGGCCCTGCGCGGCCCCATGCCCGGCACCAAGCTCATGGTGACGGGCGGCGTCGAGCCCACCGAGGCTAGCCTCACCGAGTGGTTTGGGGCCGGCGTGAACGTGGTGGGCGTGGGCTCGCAGCTCTTCAAGGGGGCTAGCGACGCGGCCACCATCACGGCGCGGGTAGCTCCGCTGATGCAGTTTTTACAGAAGCGAGTAGCGGCTGGTTGATAAACACTAATTGGTTGTCAATGCTTGGCAGGCTCGCAAGGCCAACCGAATTTTAAGTATTCGATACGAAAGCTCTATTCTATGAATCCCACCCTTCGCAGCTCGCCGCCCGGTGCCGATACGGCGGCCGTCATCGGCCGGTACCGCTGGACTATCTGTTCGCTGGTGTTCTTTGCCACCACCATCAACTACCTCGACCGGGCGGTTATCTCGCTGCTGAAGCCCTACCTCGAAACGGCGTTTCGCTGGAACGCGGGCGACTACGCCAACATCGAGATTGCCTTCAAGCTGGCCTACGCGGTGGGCATGATTGGGGTGGGCCGCATCATCGACAAGCTGGGTACCAAGCTCGGCTACGCGCTTTCGACGGCGCTGTGGAGCGTGGCCGCCATGGGCCACGCGCTGGTGAGCAGCACGCTGGGCTTTGGGGTGGCGCGGGGCTTTCTTGGGATTACCGAAGCCGGTAATTTCCCGGCCGCCATCAAGACGACGGCCGAGTGGTTTCCGCAGCGCGAGCGGGCCCTGGCCACGGGCATCTTCAACTCTGGCTCCAACGTGGGCGCTATTGTGGCGCCGCTCACGGTGCCACTCATCGCCGAAACCATCGGCTGGCAGTGGGCTTTCATCCTCACTGGCGCGCTGGGTTTCGTGTGGCTGGTGCTGTGGATGCTCGTGTACGAAACGCCGGCCGAGAGCAAGCGCCTGAGCAAGGCCGAGTTTGATTACATCAATGCCGATATTCCGGTGGGCCTGCCCACTGAGGGCGTGACGGAGGAAAAGCCCAAGGTGGGCTGGCTGCCGCTGCTGGGCTTCCGCCAGACCTGGGCCTTCGTGCTGGGCAAGTTCATTACCGACCCCATCTGGTGGTTTTACCTGTTCTGGTTGCCCGACTTTCTGACCAAGCAGTACCACCTCAAGGGCACGGCCATTGCCCTGCCGGTGGCGGCCGTGTACGTGCTCTCGAGCATCGGCAGCGTAGGCGGCGGCTACTTGCCGCTCGGGTTTATCAAGCGCGGCATGCCGGCTTTCAAGGCCCGCAAAACGGCCATGCTGCTCATTGCCTGCTGCGTGTTCCCGATTGTGTTTGCGCAGTGGCTGGGGGGCATGAATATGTGGCTGGCGGTGCTGGTTATCGGCATTGCGGCGGCGGCCCACCAGGCGTGGAGCGCCAACATCTTCACCACCGTATCGGACATGTTTCCGAAGCGCGCCGTGGCCTCGGTTACGGGTATTGGCGGGATGGCGGGCGGCCTGGGCGGCATCGCCCTCACGGCCCTGGTGCAGAAGCGCATGTTTGTGCACTTCGAGAGCATCGGGCAGCTCGACAAGGCCTACTACATCATGTTTTTCATCTGCGGGGCGGCCTACCTGGTGGCCTGGGTGCTGATGTTCGCGCTGGTACCGCGCATGGAGCCCATCAAGCTCGATGAGAGCGACATTCTCCCCACTGCTTCTTAAGCTGCTTCTATGAAACGCTCGTTCACCGCGCTGGCGCTGCTAGCCCTGCCTTTGCTTGCCCAGGCCCAAACTGCGCCCAAAGCCCGCCCGCACACTATGGCCCGGCTGCCCACCCAAAGCAATCCGGCCCAGCGCAACGCCGAGGCGGCTAAGGAAGTGGAGGCGCTGGAACGCCAGCGCTTCGCCGCCCAGGTCAGTAAGGACTATGTTTTTCTCGAAAAAGCCTTTGCCGACGACCTGGTGTACACTCACGCCAGCGGCAAGCAGAATGGCAAAGCCGACTACCTGCAAAGTATTCGCGACGGCAAGAGCGTGTACGATAAGATTGACGTGGAAAACCTCAACGTGCGCGCCTACAATGGCGGCACCGCGGCCGTGGTGAATGGCCAAATTACCATCTACCAGCCCAATAAGCCCGACGGCTCGCCCAACGTGGCCCACCTCAAGTACGTGACCGTGCAGATTAAAAATCCGCAGGGCTGGCAGGTAGTGTTGTGGCAGTCGCAGAAGCAGCCGGAAGCCACTAAATAGGTCGTTCAGCCGTGCGCTGGCGCGGGGCTCTGCCCCGTGCCGACACCCCGAATTACTCCAACGACTGCGGGCCAGAGGCCCGCGCCTATCCGGCACGGGGCAGAGCCCCGCGCCAACGTGCTACTATGTCTACCTCCCCTCCGCTACCCTCGCCCGACGAGCTGGCCACGCCCGTCGGCACCACCCTTGAGCGCTACATCATGCGCAAGCAGGCCGAGTTTCCGTTTGCCACCGGCGAGCTCTCGCAGCTGCTGCGCGACGTGGCCCTGGCCAGCAAAATCATGGTGCGCGAGGTGAGCCGCGCCGGCCTTAGCAGCTTGGCCGAGGCCGTGGGCCCCGAGGGCGAAACCACTGCCCCGAGCCACCGCCTGGGCGAGGAGGCGCACATCCGCTTCGTGCGTGCCCTCACCAACGGCCGCGAGTGCTGCGCCGTGCTCAGCGAGGCCCGGCCCGACCTCATCGAAACCGGCAACCCCGACGGCAAGTACGTGGTGGCGCTCAACCCGCTCAACGGCTCGGTGAGCCTCGACTTCAACGTGAGCACGGGCACCATCTTCAGCATCTACCGGCGCGTGAGCCGCTACGGCGGGCCCGCTAGGGCCGAGGATTTTACGCAAGGCGGCCGGGCGCAGGTGGCGGCGGGCTACATCCTCTACGGCTCGAGCGTGATGCTGGTGTACACCACCGGCCACGGCGTGGCGGGCTTCACCTACGAGCCGAGTCTGGGTGAGTTTTTCCTCTCTCACCCCAAGCTGACGATTCCGGCGCAGGGCACGGTATTCTCGTGCAACGAGGGCAACTGGTTTGACTTTCCGGAGTTTGCCCGCACCTTCCTCACCACCTGCAAGCAGCGCCGCTACACCGCCCGCTACGTGGGCTCGCTGGCCGCCGACTACCACCGCAACCTCTTCACGGGCGGCATTTACCTCTACCCGCCCACCGGCGAATGGCCCAGCGGCAAGCTGCGCCTGCTCTACGAGGCCTACCCCATCGCCTTCGTGACCGAGCAGGCCGGCGGCGTGGCCGTAACCGGCGCCGCCGATGTGCTCGATGTGCCCCTAGCCAGGATTTGCACCAGCGCGTGCCGCTCTTCGTAGGCTCGGCCGAGCTGGTGCGCGAGCTGCAAGCCGTGGCGGCGCAGTAGCCCGGACGCTCAGTCCGGCCGTGAACCTAGCGAGTAACAATGGGCGAACGACCGGTAGCGTGCGGGGCGCACCAGGCATGCGGCCGGACTGAACGCCCGGGCTACTTACTGGCAACCGCCCTAACTATTAGGCCAGTCGGCCGTTTTACAGGTCTGATTCCTTTCACCAATGCGCCCAACCAACACCCGGCGCCCTTCTTTTTCATGCCTAAAATCATTGCCCCCGAAGTCGTATTCAGCAAGCTGCTGAATGACGTGCAGCAGGCCGTACCCGAAATATTTACCGCCGACGGCGGCTTTCTCAACCTGCTCGAAGGCAAGTGGCAGGCGCCCGGCGAGCCCCGCGCTTTCCATTCGCCCATTGATGGCTCCGACATTGGTGCGCTGCCTATGCTCAAGCACGATGCCGCCCTGCGCGCCGTGCGCTTTGCCAAGGGCGAAGCCGCCGCCTGGGCCGCCACCCCACTGGCCGAGCGCAAGCGCCGCGTGCAGGACTGCCTCGACCAGCTGCGCCCGCACATCGACCTGGTGAGCAAGCTGCTGATGTGGGAAATCGGCAAAACCTACAAGCTGGGCTTCAACGACATCGACCGCGCCATCGAGGGTGTGCAGTGGTACGTGGAAAACATCGAGGGCCTGCTCGGCGACCGCCGCCCGCTGGGCCTCGTCAGCAACATTGCTTCCTGGAACTACCCCATGTCGGTGCTCATGCACGCGGTGCTGGTGCAGGCGCTGGCCGGCAACTCGGTTATCGCCAAAACACCCACCGACGGCGGCTTCATCTCGCTGAGCCTCACCTTCGCCATTGCCCGCCGCGCCGGCCTGCCCGTGACGCTGGTGAGCGGCCCCGGCGGCGAGCTCAGCGATGTGCTGGTGAAGGACCCGGCCGTGGATTGCCTCAGTTTCGTGGGCGGGCGCTACAACGGCCGCAACATCGCCGACGCCCTGAGCGTGGAGCACAAGCGCTACATGCTGGAGATGGAGGGCGTGAACACCTACGGCCTCTGGAACTACTCGCAGTGGGACAAGCTGGCCGAGCAGCTCGTCAAAGGCTACGACTACGGCAAGCAGCGCTGCACGGCCTACGTGCGCTGGGTGGTGCAGCGCGAGTTGTTTCCGCAGTTTCTCGAAACCTACACCAAGGCCATCGGCAGCCTTAAGGTGGGCAACCCGACCCTGGTGGACAACCCCGGCGACAAGCTGCCCGACCTGGCTTTCGGCCCCGTCATCAATGCCCATCAGGCCGAAAGCCTCGACGAGCTCTTCACCGATGCCAGCAAGCACGGCGCCATTCCGTTCTACCAAGGCAAGCTCGACGACAGCCTCTTTTTGCCCGGCCAAGACCGCTCGGCCTACCGCGCGCCGCGGGCGCTGGTGGGCCTGCCCCGCCAGGCCGAGCTGTATTTCAAGGAGCCCTTCGGCCCCATCGACACGGTGGTGCTCGTGGACCGCGTGGAGGAGCTGGTGGGCGAGATGAACATCTCGAACGGCGCCCTGGTGAGCGCGCTGGGCTCGGACGATGAGAAGTGGGCCGCCCGCACCGCCAAGGAGCTGCGCGCCTTCAAGGTGGGCATCAACCAGCTGCGCAGCCGCGGCGACCGCGAAGAAGTATTTGGCGGCCTGGGCGAAAGCTGGAAGGGCGCCTTCGTGGGCGGCAAGCTGCTCGTAGAGGCCGTAACCCAGGGCGCCCCCAGCCAGCCCGTGCTCGGCAACTACCCCGACGCCGTGCTGCTGCCCGAAAAGGCCTAGCGCGGCGTTTATCTAAAGTCGAATCGGGGTCGTTTTCCAGCCGGGAAACGGCCCTTTCGCTTGCTACTCTACCCGATAACATGAAAAATAAGCTTACCCTGCTCGCGCTGCTGTTGGCGCTAACTAGCCTGCCCGCCGCCGCCCAGTCCCCCTCCCCCCCGTTATCGACTGGAAGGCGCCCGCCACGCTGCCCACTTACCTCTTGCAGCAGGTGCACCAGCAGTACGCCCCGCGCCGGCTAGCCCTCGATGCGGCGCTGGCCTCGGCGGCCGGCACGGCGGCGTACCGCGACTCGGCGCGGGCGCGCTTCCGGCGGGTGCTGGGGCCGCTGCCGGCGCGCACGCCGCTGCGGGCGCGGGTGGTGGGCACGGTGGCGCAGGTGGGCTTTCGGATTGAGAAAATTATTTACGAGAGCTTGCCGCACCACCACGTCACGGCCAATTTGTACGTGCCCGCAGGCCAGGGCGAAAAGCCGGCGGCGCTGCTGTTTTGCGGGCACGAGCAGACTAGCAAGGCCACGCCCAGCTACCAGCAAACGGCCCGGCTGCTGGCCCGCAATGGCTTCGTAGTGCTCGTTATCGACCCCGTGAGCCAGGGCGAGCGGATGCAGCTGGTGGACCCTGGCGGGAAATTTCTCACCCGCGGCGGCACTACCGAGCATACCTTGCTTAATGCCCAGGCTAACCTGCTAGGCACCAACCTGCCCGCCGAGGAGCTGTGGGACAACGTGCGCAGCCTCGATTACCTGCTGACCCGGCCCGAGGTCGATGCCGCTCGCGTGGGCTGCCTTGGCAACTCGGGCGGCGCTACCCAGACCGCCTACTTCATAGGCTACGACGAGCGGGTAAAAGTGGCGGCGCTGTGCAGCTACGTGGCCGCCGGCGAGCGCAACCTCACCCTTACCGGTCCCGCCGATGGCTGCGTGATGCTGCCCGGCGCCGGCGCGGCCGGCCTCGACGTAGCCGACTGGCCCATCATGTTCGCGCCCAAGCCGCTGCTGCTACTCACCGGCCGCTACGACTTTGTGGACCAGACCGACCTGGAAGCCGCCTACGCCGACACGCGCCGCGCCTACGCTGCCCTGGGCGCAGCCGCGCAAACGGATATTTTTACCTACGACGACGGCCACGGCATTTCGGTGCCTAAGCGGGCGGCGGCGGTGGCGTGGTTTCGGCGCTGGCTGGGGGCTAGCGGGCCAGCCGTGGCCGAGGAGGCTACGCCCATTGCTTTGCCCGAGGCTACGCTGCGCTGCACGGCCACCGGGCAGGTAGCCACGGCCTTTAAGGACGAACAAAGCCTGGCGGCCCTACACCTGGCCCAGGCGCGGGCGCTAGCCAAGGCCCGGCCTACCTACTCGCCCGAGGCGCTGGCGGGCGTGCTGCAACGCGAGCTGGGTACCTACCCGGTACTCAGCCTGGCACCCGGCTCCGTGGAAGTGCGCGATACCCTGCGCCTGCCCAGTGGCCAAGCCTGGCAAGCTGTCGTGCTGCGGCGGGCGGGCGAGCCCCCACTGCCCGCCCGCCGCCTGCTGCCCCCGGCGGGCGCGCTGGCCCCCACGCGCCTCGTGTTGTGGTTGCCCGGCCAGGGCATGGCCACGGTACTGCGCGACAGCGCCGCCCGCCTGGCCGCCTACCAGCGCCAGGGCACCGCCGTGCTGCTAGCCGACCTACGCGGCCTGGGCGAAACCACCGACCCAGCGGCATTTAACGACCCCAAATATTATAACCAGGAATACCGCGATGCCTCGCTAGCCCTGCACCTGAGCCGCCCGCTGCTCGCCCAGCGCGTGGCCGACGTAAGCCTGCTGCTAGCCTACGTGCGCCACGCCGCTCCCCTGCGCGACTTACCGCTCGTGCTACGGGGCGATGGCCGGGCAACCCTGGCGGTGCTGCATGCGGCGGTGCTGGCCCCGCTCTTCGCTCAGCAAAGCTCAACGGCGAAGCGCACACTCGCCTCCCAGGTCGAGCAGGTGCAGGTGGGCAGCGGGCCACCCTCGTTCCAGTATTTTCTCGAAAACCCGGCCGCTAAAGATGCTTATTCGGAGGTGGTGCCGGGCGTGCTGCGCTCATACGACGTACCCGACCTGCACCGGGCGCTGGGCGCGCGGCTCATTCCGTAGCCTTGCCCGCCTGGCAAGCTGAAACTGTGCCAATTAACTACTAGGCGCCCGAAGTTGGTTTAAAAAAATAATTTTTACCATACAGCACTTACCAATGACAAAATAGGATTGTGGTTAGGGCAGCAGCACGTACATTTGCTGCCGCCGCACCCGCTACCGGCCCTGGTGGCTACGGCAGGCGCGGCGGCTGCTCCCCATACTCTACCCTACAATTTATGAAAGCATCGCTTACCACCATCTTTCTCCTAGCATTGGTTCTGAGTCAGCGCCCCGCCCTGGCTTCTTCGAACGACCCCGAGCGCCCCACGCCCAGCGTGGGCATGCTGGCCGGTGGCGGCATCGGGGCGAGCCCGCTGGTGCGCTACCTGGCGGCCACGCTCCAGCTTTCGCCCGAGCGCACGGTGGCCGTGCAGAAAGCCGTGCAAAACCATCGGCGGCTGACCCGCACGCCCGAGCTGCTGGCCGACCGCCTGTCTCAGGTGCTTACTCCCAGCGAGTTTGAACGCTTTCAGCAGCTCCGCGACGACGCCACCATAGCCGACGACCTGCGCGTGGTGGCCCGGCGCTAGGCCCTAAGCCTTGACCGACGGCTCGGCAGCTTCGGGCTGCTGCACGGTAGCCAGCTGCGTATCGAGGGCGATTTCGAAGCGGTCGAGTTCCAACTCAACCTGCCGCACGGCCTCTTCGCTGAACGTGGCGGCGCGGTGCAGCCGCACCAGCTGCTGGCGCTGGTGCTCGGTTACGTCGAGGCGGCAGCGCAGCAAGCCTTCAAATGAGGTAGCGGCCTGAGTTTCGGCTTCGGTGGGCGGCTGCTCGTCGGTGGCCTCATTGGCGGCGAAGGTGCCGTGCAGGCGGCGCGCCTGGCGGCGCAGCACTTCGCGCAGGGTTAGCAGGTTAGAATCGGGCGGCGCCGAAGCGGCGGCCTCGGCGGCCAGGCGCTGGTCGAGGTAGGCCAGCGCGTCGCGGGTGAGGGCCAGTCGCAGCTCCTGCGCCTCGGCGGCGCGCTGGGCGGGCGACTCCTGCACGGCTAGCCGGCGCACCAGCCAGGGCAGGCTCAGCCCCTGCACCAGCAGCGTAACCAGGATAACCACGAAGGTGATAAACAAGATGGTATTGCGCTGCGGAAAGGCCGTGCCGCCGCGCACGGCCAGCGGCAGGGCCAGCGCCGTAGCTAGCGACACTACCCCCCGCATCCCGGCCCAGGAAGTAATAAAGAGGTTGCGCTTGGGTGCCATTTCGCCGGGTCGGCCCAGCAGGCGCCCCAGCCAGTGCCCCAGGTACGACACCGGAAATACCCAGCCCATACGAATGGCAATCGCCAAGGCACTCACCAGCAAGCCGTAGCCCAGCGTGGGCCAAAACGCGCCCGCGCCGAGCCCCGTCAGGATGGTGCGCAGCTCCAGCCCAATTATCAAGAAAACCAGGCCATTGAGTAAAAAGCCTAGCACCCGCCAGAAGCTGTGCTTGAGCAGCCGCGTCTGGTTATCGTAGATATCGTGCGAGCGCCGGCTCATCATCAGGCCCATTGCCACTACGGCCAGCACCCCCGACACACCCACGTGCTCGGCGGCCAGGTAAATACCAAATGGCAGCAGCAGCGAGAGGGCCGTAATGAGCGTGGCATCGGTCAGGAAATTCTGAATGCGCACCACCAGGTAGCCCACCGCGATGCCAATGCCCGCCCCGCCGCCGGCCACCCACAAAAAGTGCCAGCTGGCATCCCAAAGGCCAAACGTGCCGCTCACCACCGCCGCCACGGCGTAGCGGTAGGCAATGAGCGCCGAGGCGTCGTTTACCAGGCTCTCGCCTTCCAGAATGCCCGTGATGCGGCGCGGCAGCCCCAGGCCTTTCGTGACGCTGGTGGCCGCCACGGCGTCGGGTGGGGCCACTACCGCGCCCAGCACAAAGCCCATCGCCCAGCTAAAGCCCGGAATAAAGTAGTGCGCCAGGGCCGCTACGGCCGTAGTCGTGAGCAGCACCAGCCCTACCGCCAGCAGCATAATGGGCCGCCGGTTGGCCACAAACTCGTGCCACGACATCTGGTAGCTCGCCTCGTAGAGCAGGGGCGGCAGAAAGATGAAGAAGATAAGGTTGGGGTCAATGTCGATGGCCGGCAGGCCGGGCACCAATCCTAGCAGCCCGCCCGCCAGCACCAGCAGCACCGGGTAGGGCAGCTTGAGCCGGGGCGCCAGCGCCGAAAGCGCCACCAGCAGGGCTAGCAGAAAGATGATGAGGGCGAGGTGTTCCAAATGAGTAGCGTATGGGGTAGCAATAACTAAAATCAGAACGTCATGCTGAGCTTGCCGCAGCAGCTCGCTCGCATCGCTAGGGTTGCCAACCCCAACGATTCGGGCGAGCTGCTGCGGCAAGCTCAGCATGACGTTCGTTTTGGCTTATACGCTTTTCTTAAAGCAGAGGGTCTATTCAGCTTCAGCCATAGCCTCCGCTGCCCTAGCCAGCCCGCCGTCGAAACCGCAGCGGCAGCGCGCCGCCCGGCCGCAGCGTAATGAGCGGCGACATAATAGGCACGGCGGGGCTAGCCGGCTCTACTTGGTAGCGGCGCAGCGTCTGAATGAGCACCAGTTGCAACTCGGTGAGCGCAAACTGTTGGCCCACGCACAGCCGCGGGCCCGCGCCAAACGGCAGGTAGCCATAGGCCGGCAGCGGCGGCTGGGCGCCGGCCGCAAAGCGCTCGGGCCGAAATACTTCGGCATCGGGCCACAGCGCGGGGTGGTGATGCAAGCCGTAGAGGTACAAGGAAAACAGCGTCCCCTTGGGGATGGGCTGCCCCTGAAACTCGTCGGGCTCGGTGGCCACGCGGTCCATTATCCAGGCCGGCGGGTAGAGGCGCATGGCTTCCTGCACCACGTGCAGGGCGTAGGGCAGCCGGGGCAGGTCGGCAAACTCGGGCGGCCGGCCACCGGGCAGCTCGCGCTCGATTTCGGCTACCAGCGCGGCCTGCTCGGCGGGGTGGCGGGCCAGCAGGTAGAGCGCCCAGGCCAGGGCATTGGCCGAGGTTTCGTGGCCAGCCACCAGCAGAATGTTCAGCTCGTCGAGCAGCTGGTTTTCGGTCATCGCCTCACCGGTGTCTTCGTAGCGGGCGTCGAGCAGCATTTGCAGCAGGTCGTCGGGCGCGGGTGGGCCGGCGGCCGCTTGCGCCGCTTGGTGCCGGGCGATGGCCGCCCGCACCAACTCACGCAGCTGGCTAGCCAGCCGGTCGTGGCGGCCGTAGTTGCCGCGCACCCAGTGCCAGGGCCGCAAGTATGGCTGCCGGATGGTAGTAATGTAAAACGCTTGAATGTCCGTGAGCCAGTCGCTGAGCTGGGCCAGCTGCCCTTCGCTGAGGCTGTCGCCAAATACCGACCTGGCCACGATGCGAAACGCCACCCGCGTCATGGCGGCGTGCACGTCGAGCTCGGCCACCGGGCTAGCGGCAGTCAGCGCATCAAGCTCGGCCACCCACTCGTCGGCCGCCGCCCGCATCAGGCGCGTGAGGCCCGCCAGCCGCTGCCGGTGAAAGCCCGGCTGAATGAGCCGGCGCTGGCGCAGCCAGTCGGCGCCTTCGTTGGTGAGCAGGCCG
The genomic region above belongs to Hymenobacter sp. BRD128 and contains:
- a CDS encoding bifunctional 4-hydroxy-2-oxoglutarate aldolase/2-dehydro-3-deoxy-phosphogluconate aldolase, with the translated sequence MSSQEVITRTLAAPLVPVFFHADAAYAQSIVRGCYAGGVRVFEFTNRGANAFEVFQELAKLVAADCPDLVLGIGTIYTAAEAERFIAAGAAFVVQPVTTAEVAAACQRHDVAWVPGAMTPNEIYAATQLGAQLVKIFPGNLVGPDYIKALRGPMPGTKLMVTGGVEPTEASLTEWFGAGVNVVGVGSQLFKGASDAATITARVAPLMQFLQKRVAAG
- the uxaC gene encoding glucuronate isomerase, which codes for MKPFLSDDFLLQTETARTLYHQHAAPQPIIDYHCHLPPDQIAQNRQFDNITQIWLYGDHYKWRAMRANGVNERFVTGDASDWEKFEKWAATVPYTVRNPLYHWTHLELRRYFGITELLNKDSARRIYDQCNALLQTPAYSVQGLLRKMNVATVCTTDDPADTLEHHQALASHDFGTRILPTFRPDKAMTPEAADYRQYLDKLGAAANVDIRTYADLLAALRQRHDFFASLGGRLSDHGLEQIYAADYTAAEVAAIFEKAQASQPLSPLEVEQFKSAMLVELAIMDWEKGWTQQFHLGALRNNNTRALRELGPDTGWDSIGDFSQARALSRFLDRLDNQNKLAKTILYNLNPADNDLFATMIGNFQDGSVAGKIQFGSGWWFLDQKDGMEKQLNALSNMGLLSQFVGMLTDSRSFLSFPRHEYFRRILCNLLGRDVENGELPAEELPWLGKLVENISYGNAKTYFGFEAAAKPVSTGELVAS
- a CDS encoding sugar kinase, with the protein product MKQVVTFGEVMMRLSPPLNYRLPQTATLEVTYGGGDANVAAALSQMGVPAAHVSAFPANELGYAAANHLRRYGVDTTHCHFTEGHRLGLYFLEVGASLRPSRIVYDRADSAFAHLDPSAFNWDEILKEAGWLHWTGITPAISAAAAQATADAIAAARRLGVTVSADVNYRRNLWQYGQKAQDVMPGLVEGCDIVVCTEGDADDLFGIKADADSDNGFISMSQQLTQRFPNIKRVIATRRQTQSASHERICGLLWDDGEFFETPFYDITPVVDRIGGGDSFISGFIYGSTTYEDRAQALSFATIASALKHTIHGDINLVTPAEVEHLMQGNLTGRLLR
- a CDS encoding class 1 fructose-1,6-bisphosphatase, which produces MSTSPPLPSPDELATPVGTTLERYIMRKQAEFPFATGELSQLLRDVALASKIMVREVSRAGLSSLAEAVGPEGETTAPSHRLGEEAHIRFVRALTNGRECCAVLSEARPDLIETGNPDGKYVVALNPLNGSVSLDFNVSTGTIFSIYRRVSRYGGPARAEDFTQGGRAQVAAGYILYGSSVMLVYTTGHGVAGFTYEPSLGEFFLSHPKLTIPAQGTVFSCNEGNWFDFPEFARTFLTTCKQRRYTARYVGSLAADYHRNLFTGGIYLYPPTGEWPSGKLRLLYEAYPIAFVTEQAGGVAVTGAADVLDVPLARICTSACRSS
- a CDS encoding MFS transporter, with amino-acid sequence MNPTLRSSPPGADTAAVIGRYRWTICSLVFFATTINYLDRAVISLLKPYLETAFRWNAGDYANIEIAFKLAYAVGMIGVGRIIDKLGTKLGYALSTALWSVAAMGHALVSSTLGFGVARGFLGITEAGNFPAAIKTTAEWFPQRERALATGIFNSGSNVGAIVAPLTVPLIAETIGWQWAFILTGALGFVWLVLWMLVYETPAESKRLSKAEFDYINADIPVGLPTEGVTEEKPKVGWLPLLGFRQTWAFVLGKFITDPIWWFYLFWLPDFLTKQYHLKGTAIALPVAAVYVLSSIGSVGGGYLPLGFIKRGMPAFKARKTAMLLIACCVFPIVFAQWLGGMNMWLAVLVIGIAAAAHQAWSANIFTTVSDMFPKRAVASVTGIGGMAGGLGGIALTALVQKRMFVHFESIGQLDKAYYIMFFICGAAYLVAWVLMFALVPRMEPIKLDESDILPTAS
- a CDS encoding nuclear transport factor 2 family protein, yielding MKRSFTALALLALPLLAQAQTAPKARPHTMARLPTQSNPAQRNAEAAKEVEALERQRFAAQVSKDYVFLEKAFADDLVYTHASGKQNGKADYLQSIRDGKSVYDKIDVENLNVRAYNGGTAAVVNGQITIYQPNKPDGSPNVAHLKYVTVQIKNPQGWQVVLWQSQKQPEATK